The segment ACAAGGTTGAAAGCAACAAGTGGACCTTCTGAAACATTTGGGAACGAATGCTTAGCTAGCAGCACAGAATTTGAGTTAAAGAATGTCGAGGTAATATATCTATCCACTGTAACAACCTTATTCGACATCACTATAATGAATACAAGTTCATGTTGTTGATATTTGCAGCTCTGGGGATTTGCACATGCGTCTCGATACCTCACCTCATGACCTTGAAGATCCCTTTCTTGGTATTAACGTCAAAAGAAGCTTATCCATCTTTTTAATTCCTTTTAAGTGTTTCATAAAAGTTATGAATATGCTTTGTATCTGTGTTACTGAGAATACTAGTTCAGctgtgatatttttaatttccgAGACTGTAACTTAACAATTGTGTTATTGTTTGTTATGTAAGAATCATATGGTTTCAAGAGTGATATTGATACAACTTTCAGAATGAGAATGGGAGTTTCTGTATTAAGAGAGGTTTGAACAAAATACATCTAGAcaggaacaagaagaagattCTGAATCAAGCGAGGAATCCAAGCCTCTCTCCATTCTTCTTAGCAAGCCTAATCAATCCTTGTCTCTGCTTCGCATCAGCTCCTATCGATTTACAGAACTCTGTAATcacctaaaagaaaaaaaaaacaaaacacaaaacttATTGATTCTGCTTTCTTTGCACTACATTTTCCAAAGGTCTAATGGAAGGATGATGACAAAACCTGAGAGTGTAAAGCAATGGCTTTGCCTCTAAGCTGATTAAACCTCTTCTTGCCTACTACGTTCCTAGTGACAACGACAAGTGGTGCGAATAAACCTTTGCCTTCGTTGACATTCTTCATCATTGGTTGTACTCTGATGGGTTTTCGTGAGACTTTAGCTTGTTTAGGTGGCGCCGTTTTGGCGAGCATGGTGTGGTAATCATCGCCTGAGATTGAGTTTCCCCAAGCACCATAGAAGGATG is part of the Raphanus sativus cultivar WK10039 chromosome 5, ASM80110v3, whole genome shotgun sequence genome and harbors:
- the LOC108856260 gene encoding protein PROTON GRADIENT REGULATION 5, chloroplastic → MAAAASLSANQGLLGTSFYGAWGNSISGDDYHTMLAKTAPPKQAKVSRKPIRVQPMMKNVNEGKGLFAPLVVVTRNVVGKKRFNQLRGKAIALHSQVITEFCKSIGADAKQRQGLIRLAKKNGERLGFLA